The genomic DNA TGCTCGTGCCCTTGACCTGGACCGGTGCCTCCATGACGTTCTCCACGGCCGTCATGTGCGGGAACAGGTTGAAGCGCTGGAAGACCATGCCGATGTCCCGGCGCTTGAGGGCGACCTCACTGTCCTTCAGCTCGTAGAGCTTGTCACCCTTCTGGCGGTAGCCGACCAGCTCGCCGTCGACGTACAGACGCCCGGCGTTGATCTTCTCCAGGTGGTTGATGCAGCGCAGGAACGTCGACTTGCCGGAGCCGGAGGGGCCGATGAGGCAGAACACCTCGCCCTGCTCGACCTCCAGGTCGATGCCCTTCAGAACCTCGACGGCACCGAAGGACTTGTGGACGCCTTCTGCCCTGACCATGGCGGTCATGCCGCACCTCCGGTCGTGCTGGAGCGGTTCGACAGGGAGAACAGGTTCGCCCTGATCTTCTGCATCGGGGTCGGCGGCAGAGTCCGGCTGGAACCGCGGGCGTAGTGCCGCTCCAGGTAGTACTGCCCGATGCTGAAGAGCGAGGTCAGCAGCAGGTACCAGGCCGCCGCAAGGAACAGCATCTCGGCCGGGGCACCGGACGTCTGGCCGATGTCCTGGGCCGCCCGGAGCAGCTCGGGATACTGCACCACCGAGACCAGCGAGGTCGTCTTCAGCATGTTGATGACCTCGTTGCCCGTCGGCGGCACGATCACGCGCATCGCCTGCGGGACCACGATCCGGCGCAGCGTCTTGGTGTGGCTCATGCCGAGCGCGTGCGCCGCCTCGGTCTGGCCCTCGTCGACCGCGAGCAGACCGGCGCGGCAGATCTCCGCCATGTACGCCGCCTCGTTCAGACCGAGGCCGAGCAGCGCCGTCAGGAACGGCGTCATGAAGTCGGACCACTCGTCGCGGTAGAACGGGCCGAGGTTGATGTACTCGAAGACCAGGCCCAGGTTGAACCAGACGATCAGCTGCACCAGGACCGGCGTGCCGCGGAAGAACCAGATGTAGAACCACGCGATGGACGAGGTCACCGGGTTCTTCGACAACCGCATCACGGCGAGCAGGATGCCGCCGACGATGCCGACCAGCATGGCCAGAAGCGTCAGCAGCAGCGTCTTGCCCATGCCGGACAGGATGCGGTCGTCGAAGAAGTAGTCCGGGATCGCACCCCAGTTGATCTTGCCCTGGGAGAACGCGTACACGACCGCGACCAGCAGCGCGATCGCGACCACCGCGGAGACGTACCGCCCGTAGTGCCGGACCGGGACGGCCTTGATGGCCTCCGGCGGGGTCGGCGGGGTGCCGGCCGGGCCGCCCGCCGTCTTGTCGATGTCAACAGTCACGGATGTTGCCTTTCAGCGCCCGCCGCGCGGTCACTTGCCGCCGTTGACGGCGGCCTCGGTGATGGCGCCTTCCGTGACGCCCCACTTTTCCATGATCTTCTTGTACTCGCCGTTGGCGATCACCGCGTCCAGCGCCGCCTTGAGGGCGTCGCGCAGCTGCGTGTTGTCCTTGGCGACCGCGATGCCGTACGGCGCGGCCTCGACCTGCTCGCCGACGATCTGGAAGTCCTTGCCGCCGCCGGAGGTCTTCACCGCGTAGGCCGCGACCGGGAAGTCGGAGGAACCGGCGTCCGCACCGCCCGCGCGCAGGCGGGTCTGGGCCTGCTGGTCGTTGTCGAAGCGCTCCATGGAGATCTTCTTGCCGGCCGGGCACTTCTCGTTCTCGGCCTTGGCGAGGTCCTCGGAGACCGTGCCGCGCTGGAGCACGAGCTTCTTGCCGCACAGGTCGGACCAGGTCTTGATGCCCTGGTCGTCGCCCTTCTTGGTGTAGATCGAGACACCGGCGGTGAAGTAGTCGACGAAGTCGACACCCTGGCCGACCTTCTTGCCGGTGTCGGCGTCGATGCCCTCCTGGCGGTCCTTGGTGTCGGTCATCGCGGACATGGCGATGTCGTACCGCTTGGAGCGCAGGCCGGTGATCAGGGTGTCGAAGGTGCCGTTCTCGAACTCGAACGTCACACCGAGCTGCTTGCCCAGGGCGTCCGCGAGGTCCGGGTCGATACCGACCGTCTTGCCGGAGTCGTCCTTGAACTCGACGGGCGCGTAGGCGATGTCCGAGCCGACCTTGATGGTGCCCTTGTCGCGGATCGACTGCGGCAGCTTGTCGGCCAGCG from Streptomyces sp. CB09001 includes the following:
- a CDS encoding ABC transporter substrate-binding protein — its product is MTARSTRRTTAAHSRLAAVGAIAVAGALLLTGCGDQTENGDSGSSDNQSSSGAPLADKLPQSIRDKGTIKVGSDIAYAPVEFKDDSGKTVGIDPDLADALGKQLGVTFEFENGTFDTLITGLRSKRYDIAMSAMTDTKDRQEGIDADTGKKVGQGVDFVDYFTAGVSIYTKKGDDQGIKTWSDLCGKKLVLQRGTVSEDLAKAENEKCPAGKKISMERFDNDQQAQTRLRAGGADAGSSDFPVAAYAVKTSGGGKDFQIVGEQVEAAPYGIAVAKDNTQLRDALKAALDAVIANGEYKKIMEKWGVTEGAITEAAVNGGK
- a CDS encoding amino acid ABC transporter permease, with the translated sequence MTVDIDKTAGGPAGTPPTPPEAIKAVPVRHYGRYVSAVVAIALLVAVVYAFSQGKINWGAIPDYFFDDRILSGMGKTLLLTLLAMLVGIVGGILLAVMRLSKNPVTSSIAWFYIWFFRGTPVLVQLIVWFNLGLVFEYINLGPFYRDEWSDFMTPFLTALLGLGLNEAAYMAEICRAGLLAVDEGQTEAAHALGMSHTKTLRRIVVPQAMRVIVPPTGNEVINMLKTTSLVSVVQYPELLRAAQDIGQTSGAPAEMLFLAAAWYLLLTSLFSIGQYYLERHYARGSSRTLPPTPMQKIRANLFSLSNRSSTTGGAA